A single genomic interval of Gossypium raimondii isolate GPD5lz chromosome 11, ASM2569854v1, whole genome shotgun sequence harbors:
- the LOC105804284 gene encoding alkane hydroxylase MAH1: MAFVGLFEVFLPLVCFLLLYCLRDKYHGPPKSFPLVGMMPQFLSNIPRLHDWFTDTLEICHCTFLFKGFAKTNVLVTCDPSNIHYIMSSNFNNFPKGPGFKQIFDILGDGIFNVDMDLWRKQRIAAQGFMRHQLFYRFLSRTTGAKVEEGLIPLLDHVAKQGLVVNLEDVFQRFAFDATCILVTGYDPKCLSVEFPDVPFSKAMDDAAEVMFYRHITPQSFIKLQRWMNMGEEKKYRKAWEVLDHIMVQYICQKRKDLNQGMISETVDGGVDLLTSYILEEKSCDVKFLRDTILNMMLAGRDTTSSALTWFIWLVSRHPIVENKIIEELQSIIPAEETKKRRLFNAKEVKNLVYLHGALCEALRLYPPVPFQHKEPLKPDTLPSGHPIHPTTKIVFSLYSMGRMKSVWGEDCFEFKPERWITEKGGIKHEPSYKFMSFNAGPRTCLGKDVAFLQMKAVASAIIYNYRIHVLGETPVVPTVSIILRTKDGLMTKISPRWD; encoded by the coding sequence ATGGCGTTTGTGGgtttatttgaagtttttttgCCTCTCGTTTGCTTTCTGCTTCTCTACTGCTTAAGAGATAAGTATCATGGGCCTCCAAAGAGTTTCCCGCTTGTTGGGATGATGCCACAGTTTCTCTCCAACATTCCTCGGCTGCATGACTGGTTTACCGACACACTCGAGATATGTCACTgcacttttcttttcaaagggtTTGCTAAGACGAACGTACTGGTTACCTGCGATCCTTCCAACATTCACTACATTATGAGTTCCAACTTTAACAACTTCCCCAAAGGACCTGGATTCAAACAGATTTTTGACATCTTGGGAGACGGGATTTTCAATGTGGATATGGATTTGTGGAGAAAACAAAGGATAGCTGCTCAAGGGTTCATGAGGCATCAGCTGTTCTACCGGTTTTTGTCAAGGACTACCGGAGCCAAGGTGGAAGAGGGGCTCATTCCTCTTCTTGACCATGTTGCCAAACAAGGTTTAGTGGTTAACTTAGAAGATGTTTTCCAGAGGTTCGCATTTGATGCTACCTGCATCTTGGTTACTGGCTATGACCCGAAGTGCCTCTCCGTCGAATTCCCTGATGTTCCTTTCTCCAAGGCCATGGATGACGCTGCCGAAGTGATGTTTTATCGGCACATCACGCCACAAAGCTTTATTAAGTTGCAGAGGTGGATGAACatgggagaagaaaagaaatatagaaAGGCATGGGAAGTTCTTGATCATATTATGGTTCAATATATATGCCAAAAAAGGAAAGATTTGAACCAAGGGATGATATCAGAAACCGTGGATGGTGGTGTGGATCTCTTAACATCATACATTCTTGAAGAGAAGTCATGTGATGTTAAATTCTTGAGAGATACCATTTTGAATATGATGCTTGCAGGGAGGGACACCACCAGCTCCGCTCTTACTTGGTTCATTTGGCTTGTTTCGAGGCATCCGATAGTGGAAAACAAGATCATTGAAGAGCTCCAATCGATAATACCTGCAGAGGAAACCAAAAAGAGGCGACTGTTCAATGCTAAGGAGGTAAAGAATTTGGTTTATCTACATGGAGCATTATGTGAGGCTTTAAGGTTATATCCGCCGGTTCCTTTCCAACACAAGGAACCCCTTAAACCAGACACGCTTCCAAGTGGGCATCCAATTCATCCAACAACCAAAATCGTGTTTAGTTTGTACTCAATGGGAAGGATGAAGTCGGTCTGGGGTGAAGATTGCTTTGAATTCAAACCAGAAAGATGGATTACCGAGAAAGGAGGGATCAAACATGAGCCATCATACAAGTTCATGTCATTCAATGCAGGGCCAAGGACATGTTTAGGAAAGGATGTGGCTTTTCTTCAGATGAAAGCTGTGGCATCTGCTATTATTTATAACTATCGTATTCATGTATTGGGAGAAACTCCAGTTGTTCCAACTGTATCCATTATCCTGCGCACCAAAGATGGACTGATGACTAAGATCTCCCCCAGATGGGACTAG
- the LOC105804285 gene encoding uncharacterized protein LOC105804285 isoform X2: MSRVVLGLPGPWAEDNREPSDHYTTKIGGLPDWPLPIEALKFNPTLIHCTQCGSKLCLVAQVYAPVSSGTLNIEDRLLLVFACVTPNCGSSPLSWRALRIQKVENESKDNEDLDLEDLSKAFSEVTSLSSEPKKISSNRNSEGAVKHSLSLIAQTRGVDTDTPVMPCFYIYSQAEPSSKDFSSMCSNHSSLSVKEKEGDIDDHGQEETWEAENYEYDKALNADRTYLKFKKQLDASPEQCFRYAFGGKPLLATAEVDNAGKCGLCGASRHFELQLMPPLIYFLQEEVDDCHKGSLENWNWLTLVVYTCSKSCSNSFDEEKSIHGHGQWFVVEETVLVQFDKPLNECLQRYFS; this comes from the exons ATGAGTAGGGTTGTGCTAGGCTTGCCAGGGCCATGGGCTGAGGATAACCGTGAGCCGTCTGATCATTACACTACCAAAATTGGTGGACTTCCT GATTGGCCTCTTCCTATAGAGGCTTTGAAGTTCAACCCTACACTTATTCACTGCACACAATGTGGAAGTAAACTCTGTCTTGTTGCTCAG GTTTATGCTCCAGTTTCAAGTGGAACTTTGAACATAGAAGACCGTCTACTTCTTGTTTTTGCTTGTGTGACACCAAATTGTGGTAGCTCTCCTCTCAG TTGGCGAGCTCTTCGGATTCAGAAAGTGGAAAATGAATCAAAG GATAATGAAGATTTGGATTTGGAGGACTTGAGTAAAGCATTTTCTGAAGTGACAAGCTTGAGTTCTGAGCCCAAGAAGATAAGTAGCAACCGGAACTCTGAGGGTGCTGTGAAGCATTCTTTGTCTTTAATTGCACAAACAAGAGGGGTAGATACTGATACACCAG TGATGCCATGCTTCTACATTTATAGTCAGGCGGAACCATCATCAAAGGATTTTTCTTCTATGTGTTCAAATCACTCGTCACTTTCAGTCAAGGAGAAAGAAGGTGATATTGATGATCATGGACAAGAAGAAACATGGGAAGCtgaaaattatgaatatgataagGCTCTGAATGCTGACAGGACTTATCTCAAGTTCAAAAAACAATTGGATGCATCTCCAGAGCAATGTTTTAG ATATGCATTCGGTGGGAAACCTCTTCTGGCTACAGCAGAGGTGGATAATGCTGGGAAATGCGGGCTTTGTGGTGCATCAAGGCACTTTGAACTGCAGCTTATGCCcccattaatatattttctgcAAGAAGAAGTCGATGATTGTCATAAAGGTTCTCTGGAGAACTGGAACTGGCTGACTCTTGTTGTCTATACCTGTTCCAAg AGCTGTTCTAATTCATTTGATGAAGAGAAGTCCATCCATGGCCATGGTCAATGGTTTGTCGTAGAGGAGACTGTTCTCGTGCAATTCGATAAGCCCTTAAATGAGTGTCTTCAACGCTAtttctcatga
- the LOC105804285 gene encoding uncharacterized protein LOC105804285 isoform X1 — MSRVVLGLPGPWAEDNREPSDHYTTKIGGLPDWPLPIEALKFNPTLIHCTQCGSKLCLVAQVYAPVSSGTLNIEDRLLLVFACVTPNCGSSPLSWRALRIQKVENESKVSSSAATLDKAPSASSPVSVSKTNWWENLSDEDNEDLDLEDLSKAFSEVTSLSSEPKKISSNRNSEGAVKHSLSLIAQTRGVDTDTPVMPCFYIYSQAEPSSKDFSSMCSNHSSLSVKEKEGDIDDHGQEETWEAENYEYDKALNADRTYLKFKKQLDASPEQCFRYAFGGKPLLATAEVDNAGKCGLCGASRHFELQLMPPLIYFLQEEVDDCHKGSLENWNWLTLVVYTCSKSCSNSFDEEKSIHGHGQWFVVEETVLVQFDKPLNECLQRYFS; from the exons ATGAGTAGGGTTGTGCTAGGCTTGCCAGGGCCATGGGCTGAGGATAACCGTGAGCCGTCTGATCATTACACTACCAAAATTGGTGGACTTCCT GATTGGCCTCTTCCTATAGAGGCTTTGAAGTTCAACCCTACACTTATTCACTGCACACAATGTGGAAGTAAACTCTGTCTTGTTGCTCAG GTTTATGCTCCAGTTTCAAGTGGAACTTTGAACATAGAAGACCGTCTACTTCTTGTTTTTGCTTGTGTGACACCAAATTGTGGTAGCTCTCCTCTCAG TTGGCGAGCTCTTCGGATTCAGAAAGTGGAAAATGAATCAAAGGTATCATCCTCTGCTGCTACTCTGGATAAAGCTCCTTCAGCTTCATCTCCTGTTTCTGTTTCAAAAACTAACTGGTGGGAGAATTTGAGTGATGAGGATAATGAAGATTTGGATTTGGAGGACTTGAGTAAAGCATTTTCTGAAGTGACAAGCTTGAGTTCTGAGCCCAAGAAGATAAGTAGCAACCGGAACTCTGAGGGTGCTGTGAAGCATTCTTTGTCTTTAATTGCACAAACAAGAGGGGTAGATACTGATACACCAG TGATGCCATGCTTCTACATTTATAGTCAGGCGGAACCATCATCAAAGGATTTTTCTTCTATGTGTTCAAATCACTCGTCACTTTCAGTCAAGGAGAAAGAAGGTGATATTGATGATCATGGACAAGAAGAAACATGGGAAGCtgaaaattatgaatatgataagGCTCTGAATGCTGACAGGACTTATCTCAAGTTCAAAAAACAATTGGATGCATCTCCAGAGCAATGTTTTAG ATATGCATTCGGTGGGAAACCTCTTCTGGCTACAGCAGAGGTGGATAATGCTGGGAAATGCGGGCTTTGTGGTGCATCAAGGCACTTTGAACTGCAGCTTATGCCcccattaatatattttctgcAAGAAGAAGTCGATGATTGTCATAAAGGTTCTCTGGAGAACTGGAACTGGCTGACTCTTGTTGTCTATACCTGTTCCAAg AGCTGTTCTAATTCATTTGATGAAGAGAAGTCCATCCATGGCCATGGTCAATGGTTTGTCGTAGAGGAGACTGTTCTCGTGCAATTCGATAAGCCCTTAAATGAGTGTCTTCAACGCTAtttctcatga